The DNA segment gtatctagcataatccacattgttcaagaataaacatcttatcaagcgtattagacacTTACAATCtcattgtctagaaaattgggaaaaaataactttttgataataataataataataataatataacataatttatattgaaagaaacttcattgtaagtataatattccaatatctctttaatattttatttaatatgtctcaaacttcaatgagcaactatcgtgtgaaactttatatctatttttaccaaaatgcataaaaataaaaaaaatacaatccatatcaattagctaaactcaaactaaaaaaatgagtggatttcaacatgttccgaattagaaaaattaatctaacttcaattaaaactaaaaattgagttcataaaaagccgaaaatctaaattttagttagagttaacaatcaaaacgataacacctaggaacatatactaaaaaagaatgcaaatatacaaaatctttattttagtcattttgaaaaataaataaataaaaaagaaaacatggataaggtagcaagatgtatggaatctggataacgacagaaatggaatttcatctctgaaagatgaaactataacaacaattgtttaataaaaaataaaacaacagcacaattgagaaagccaaaaattgagttcatataaagccgaaaatctaaattttagttaagagttagcaatcgaaacgataacacctagcaacatatactaaaaaaaatacaaatttacaaaatctttattttagtcattttgaaaaaaaaaagacaaataaaaaagaaaatatggataaggtaacgagaggtatggaacctgggtaacgacagaaatggaatttcatctctgaaaaataaaactataacaactattgtttaataaaaagaaaaaaaataacacaattaagaacaaaaataactacaacatatgaaaaaaatcgaataattaccttgagaaacttaaaaatttcttgtaatttttgacacttttgtgttttccggttttagttgttcatgcatcttctatttctgttggatttcttcaattgaagctatcagtttggaaaaaaaagacaaataaaaaagaaaacatggataagatagcgaaaggtatagaacctgggtaacaatagaaatgaatctgaaagatgaaactataacaactattgtttaataaaaataaaagaacaacataattgagaacaaaataactacaacatatgaaaaaaatttgaatatttaccttcagaaatataacactatctatcgtgaccaatgaatataatggtgaaatactatctatcatgctttatatagaagtttatttgtgacttttggatttcctttgctttgtgttttttcatcttcccgtaactcttgctttcttttattattttaattaataggctagtaattatttaatatattataaatataaatttgttatttttaattaattaaatatttatttttaattaattaaatatttttaatctgattttttactacgttgacaactcatcaaaaagacctctaaaacactttttctcatttctctctgctttcgtaattatatataatatagatatattattttattttctctcttatCCAAATCAAATTTGACAATTAAAAAAAACGATCCAATGCTAATCAACATCAAAAGTTGTTATTATGGTCCTACAAATCATTACTTtatgtataatttattttaattataaatattatcgTAAAAATGCATCCACACTAAACAACTAAATcgattttttatattaaaagaatGATAAAATAAGAGTTTCAAAGGGTGCCAAAAAGTGGCAACATTACCATAACAAATTAAGCAACctcttcttaccaaaaaaattaagcaaTCTCTCTTACTCTAATGGAAAACACTATTCTGAACATCATCCACCTCATCAAACACCATTTCCAGCACCCCCATTCGAGATACTAGCActgtctttcttcttctttctcccaTCTATGGCTTtattccttttttttatcagtGTTTTCCTTTTGTTTCAGTTAAAATCAATACATTTCATCATATTTTTTCCGTTTGATTTGCATTTGTCCGTTGTAACTCTttcatttacaattttttttgggttGAAACGTATTATCTTATACGTAGATCTAcggatctacgtggttgcaccAATAGAAATGACTCAGATTCGATTGGCTGGAAGAAACTAAATAATAACGATTGGTTTGCAGCTACTTTCATGCGGAGTTGGATTCGTGAGAAGTATGAGATTTGtcatctttttattttagttgtatCTTTTATGGTTATGTTTGCTCtttgtaatcaatttattttctttatgaaTCTTGTGTTAGACTTTAACCTATACATATGTAAAGTTTTATGTCTTACAATTTTCATGATATACTTGCACTTCTTCACCTAATGAAATGAtttaaacattattataaaaaaagctTAATAGAATTTAtttctttagaaaaaaaaacccTTTTAACTTCCACATTCATTAAATCCTTGTTTAAGAGAAGGTTAATGCAAGTTAAGGGACTTAATgtaatgtaaatttttaaagCAACCTTGTTTAGAAGTTTATTGTTGAGAGTAAATGAGGGTTAATGAGAgttaatacagtaaaaccttcataaattaataactatttaaaataataatttcttatgGTCCCGACTTaggccagttcaaaaaatgatcaattttaataaattaataagataataattttttggaataactctttataaatacatcgttttattatctctataaattgataatttctcaaatacatatgccaaatatatatatatatatatatatatatttatgataatttagcaaaatacgATTTTataatactttgtttttttcttgaaatttaaatctagttgaatttcatctctaactattctcatTGCATTCAAAAGTTCTGATGTACCCTtatcaaattgtaacaaaaaattgtaaagagtggTTAATGCTATAATTGCTTCTTTTCTTGTGACTGATTCCAAAAATACTGAATTAGCTTCAACTTCATCCTCAGCTtgatcactctataaattaaaaattattaatttattgatttattaatatctctataaattaataaaattttatgatctcaatattattaatttataaaggttttactgtagtttACTCATATTAATTCTATATTTATAACCTCTAATAAGTACTCCCTCCGTCCCATaatataagtcgttttagaaagtgaatttttttttaaaatataagtcgttttggttttccaagaacttttagtttagttttttggtccaaacattaaatattttgtatTGATCTATGTGCTTTTGAACATTCCAATATTTATTgtccaatagtgacatgagagagatttttttaagttaaccaatgcaaatttattaactttactcaatattaattgtatttcttaatttgtgtgaaaaactctaaaacgacttatattATGGGACGGAGGTAGTATTAATGAAGATaatgtaaattttttaataGTTAAATGACATTCCATCAATTCCAAAACAAGATTAAATTTAACCTTCATTTCCATATTCATTTTCCCTTCCCTTAAACCCCCAAACAAACAAAGCTAACTTCACATCTGCTAAAAACATGCCAAAGCTACGAAGGGGAAACTAAATTTCTACGCTTGCCCGTGAGAATTCCCAATTTGTCCTTTTGTATTTTTCAACTCTCGAACTGAACAGTCTCGCTGCCTCGGCCCGCGCCCGATGTCTCTCCTCGGTGACGACGGCCGCGGCTTCGAGCTAGCCCGCAAGCTTGAAACGGTGGGCGCATGGCGGTTGTGGTTCGGCGACTCGCTCTACTCTAACTTCGTTCACTTCCTTTCTTCTCCCACCTCATGGGACTCGTTCATGCGTGCCGACGAGATAAAACCCAAGGCTCAGATCCACCTCCAGCTTCGGGCACGTGCTCTCTTGTTCGACAAAGCTACTGTTTCCCTCTTTCTGTCGTCTAACATTCCATCTCTTGCCTCTTCTTCCTTTCCCTTCTCTAAGCTTAATCCAAATTGTGAGTCATTATAATCAGTTCTTTCAGTAAATACTTTTAGAAAGTGCAATTCTTTTATATCTTTGAAAATTCTGTtccatttatttaatttttggtttTCAGATTTGCAGTTGCATGGTGATGATGTGTACTATACACTAGATGACGGTGATCAACGGCGAgaaggtggtggtggtggcccTAATTCAGCACCATCTAAGGTTTTTAAATTGAGCATACGATGACGATTCATCCacttttagtatttaattttatgaatTGCTGGGTGTGAGTTAGAATTACGTGCAAAATGAAGCTAATTTATGTTAACACTTGAAGGTAGAGTTGATTAAGGCAAGTTCATTGAATGGTAAAGGGAAACTTGATTGCATTTGAATAACATTATTACTTTTTTAATTGGTTTTAGAAAATGCTTTATATAcaataagaaaacttcaaaggTTACTGCTATCATTCAAATCGATCAAGTTTAGTTTTAATCTTTCATATTTGTATTATTTTGATCATATTCTCGAAGGTTTGCACTCTAGATATGTGCGGAACACTACTCTCAACTTTCCCAATTTCACTGTATAACATTGGGTGATGTATTCTAATCTTCATGGTCTATGATGAATGATTCTTACAAATTGTTTTAAGTTCAAATTCTCAATAAATTGACTGTGCAAGCTCCTAAGTAGTAAATCAATCtaatattgaaataaaaaagctGTGGCACTATTATCTAACAACCTAGGCATGGGAGAAGCTATAGTGAACAATATGCATGTGCATTGTATGTGTCTTCTGCTACAAATCACATTGTAAATGCTTTTTGTGACTTCTAATGCCTAACATATTTATAAACAGGCAAACTATGCATGTTTTCATGTTTCTGCTTTTGTTGGTTATCTTACATACAATAACTGGTTGTTTGCAGAGCCATTCAAGATCTGGTTTTGGCATTGGGTCAAGACATAGTGAGTCTGAAATGGATAGCATACCCCAGAGGTTCAAAAATGACGAATTGCCTGAAACATGGTATAATCAAtttatagaaaagtataaagtgAGTAGACCATACAGGTTTTCACTTGGGAATAGAGAGTCAGACAAACGTTCTCCTGAGGAAATGTCTACTTACTTTAAAATTCTTAATAAGCATAAGAAAAGGCGTGCTACATTTACACCCATTATACATCCCAATTCTGTTTTAGATGGTACTAGTTCTATTGATGACGATGATGTATTACTTCTACCAGAAACAATGTTTACGTTGAATTGTGTACCTGATAGTGCACTTCCACTTATGGCTAGAACACAAGATAATCAGAAAATTGAATTCCATGGAGTTCTTGATACATTACCACAGACCAGAAGCTCTGTTGTGATAGAGAGGCTTGGTATTAGTGTGGAACAGGGGGGAAGTTTACATCGTGGAAAAAATGGATCTGAAGGAAATAGGAGACTTCTTGGTCCAGAGCAGGCATCACAGATGTCTCAAAAGGTGGTGGCCCACATGTTAGCTCGAGTGGGTTTTGACAGTGCATCAGAAGTTCCGGTTGAAGTCTTATCTCAAATGCTTAGGTGTCATATTGGTAAACTAGGCCGTACATTAAAAGTTCTTGCTGATAGTTATAGGAAACAATGTTCGGCAATTGACCTGCTGAAGATGTTCCTTAAAACATCAGGATATAGGTAAGTTTCAAATCCTTATTTTTGTGTTTATTGTGCTAATTGTAGTTTTCTTTATCTATCACCTTTAAAGGATGTTATTATGATGCATATATACCTTGTGCTTGGCTTTCATTGGAGAATTACCAATGAACTAATTTCATGAAAATTCTTATTTGCTTTCTTCTTTAGATTCTCTTATTCAAGTTTCaaggttttatttatttattttgtagttGTGATGTGTAACTGTTTTTCACCAAATGAATGCCTAGATATTTAGCATTGATTGTTtgtgaaagaaaatgaagtatATGAGCCGGTGATTTAACTGTGAACTAAATTGCTTTCATGTGGTTGTTATTCCTTAATTTGTTGCTTCATTAAATTGAATGGTGAGCATGCAACTGGCTTCCATTTTCGCAGATGAATATTATGCTGCTGAAAAACTAATACCAAGTTTCCAGCCGATCAAATAACTAAATATGAACTCTAAGGGTGGTTTTAAATGGCCTCAAACAACAACAACCAAGCCCTAGTTTCAGCTAGTAGGAGTCAGCTTTATGGATTCTTCTTTCTATTCATTTCTGTTCCTTATCATTTGATAGATCTAGCAATCGGATGTCATTTTCAATAATGTTCACCTATATTAATCTCGGTCATCGTCTATCCTTCTTAGCTATATTGAATTCTATTCTCTCATATTTATATGGGGGACCATGCCTCAAGTAGTAAAGACCTAGGAAATCTAGTAGCCTCGGAAGCTATCTTGCACATGGAGTTTATATTACGAGTTAAACCTATGACTGGCCACATATATGATGCTATGAATGAGCCAGTAATCAATAGGATTCATCTATAAGTAGTTTTTGGGGGCAcaaattcaatttaattattgttatattcttccAATTACTTGTACGGAACTGTTAACTATGAAATGTTAAACTATGACAGATAATAAATTTAATGAGGGCAATGCAAGTAATATGATCATTTCTATCATGAACATATCTTTGGTAATTTCTTCTAAATTTGATTTGTTCCTTTCTCAGTCTTGGATATATAACTTGTTGCGTGAACTTGTTGGGGGTGTTTATAAAATATGCAATTACTAACCCAAGTATTCTTTGATGGTCAACTGACTAGTTTCTCTTTTCCTACAAGCAATCTTGGTATTTTGATGGAGCTTGTTAAGGATGGAACGAGAAATGTTGTGCAACCAACTCCACAACAACTGCTTGCAATTCAGGCACAGTTGCAGGCTCAGCAACAGAGCAACCTGCGGCTACCCCAACAGGTCTGCTATCTATATAGGATCTTGTATACAGTGTCTCATTTTGCCCCTTTGGCTTTCCACTTTGCAATTTGTCTTCTTTCTGTGTTATTCGACAGgctattatatttattttagaagtgtttttatttttttgggatTGTACCCTTGACccctgaaaaataaataaaggttctgcctccaacaaaaaaagaaaagaaaagaaagaaacctTTAACCATAGATCCTTGGAAAGGTGGCTGTTAGCTTTGTTGATTTCTGTTCATTAGCTGGTCGTCATAGCTCGTTCTGTTATGCTTTTAGTTCACAAGTCTGGTATTTTAAGATGTTGTATATGCTAGCATTTCTGGCCTATCTTTTTGTGAGTCGTTCCAGCCTCCAGGACCATGCTCTaatgattgtatttttatttatttaatttttattattactgTAAAGGAGGGATTTATCCATCCTAAATATAAACATGTCTATTGCATGTTATGGAAATTACCGGTATAGATATATTGTGGTATTTGGTGAAGGTACAACAAATACAAAGACAACATCTTGCTGCAATGACAAATCCACAAATGCAGCAGATGGTTCATTCCCAAAATTTGGCTTTTCAACCGCAGCATTTGGAAAGAATGCGTAGGCGCCAATCAGCCACACCTCGCCCTGCGATGGATATGGACAACAAGGATAGACCATTGGTCCAAGTCAAGCTTGAAAACCCATCAGAATTGCCTATGGATAGTAACGCCTTCAGTGCAATCCACTCCAGAAATGCACAAATGCAGTTACGGCAACAACAATTTGCTGCACTCCAAGCTCAATCTAGCAGTCAGTTTAGGCTGACATCCTTGCAAGCACAACAATTGCAGGCAGCGTAAGTACAATTTTGGAAAGCGACCGATCTTTTGCTTGGCAATTTGCAGGACTTTCGAAATAATGGGGTTATTTGGATGCAGGAATATGGGCATCCTCAGAGCTCCACCGGTGAAGGTTGAAGGCTTTTCGGAATTGATGGGTGGAGATGCTTCGCTAAAACATGATTCGGAAGAAAATAAGCTAACCTCTCCATCAAGTAAATAGCTATTGCTCTACTTACTTGCTAGAATTGCTTCAgccttttgttgttgttgttgttgttgtctaATGAAATACTTAATTTGTAATTTGTATATATGCTAATACCATACTCTTTTGTAGTTTATGTACAGTTCTGGTAACAGAAAGAGATTCTTTTTCACCATTTTTCAGTCAAGGTGTTCTTTATTTTCATTGACCAATCATCTACTTATGTTGCTCTGTCTTCTCATAAATTGATAAGGTAAGAATGATTAAGGTTATGGTCTTCAGTAATTAATTGGTAATGTCAACTGATTGGGTTATAGAGGGATTAATGTCAACTGAGCAAATTACTTAAGTGtcgttttttttaatgattttttagttaaaattcccTCATTTTTTTTAGCGTTATTGTTTGTGGTATCTTTGTTTTTCTTTAGACAAAAcagttatttaatttatatcaaATATCTTTGTTTTATTTGTTTCCCTTTTTGAAGTATTGATCTGATCTtcgatttcatctatttctttgtCCTTTTTTGCTAGGTTTGATTTTCTTTGGATTTTGATTTGTTGTTtcgtcaatttatttattttatatttgggtatttcttgtttttttttttttttgaaagcttGTATATTCGAACTAGTTGCACGGATTTatctttaaatatataaatattaaaatttaacaaaactgttttctaaattaaatattataatatattaaattaactTGATTTTAGGTTTAAAGTTAAATTTCGTCtctagggggcgtttggttcggggtctttaggaatgagaATGGGAATGGaagggtttcattccctttgttatTGTTTGTTTCGGAAAAAAGCCCAttccctttacccattttagataATGGGTTTACCCCACTTTAGTTTAGCCCATTCCCTTAGGCCCAGcagggaattggattccctttccCAGCTCAAACACGCATCTTCGAACATCCAATATCGGAATCTGTTCTCGACCGCCTCTTCTCCCTTCTCCAGCCGCCGCCTCTTCTCCCTTCTCCGGTCGCATCTCACGCCCGCACGGTAAGTTAGCCTCTTTCGTGTATTACACTAGTTGCTTTCTTTTTTCTGTCGTTATTTGCTCGATTCCTCCAAAAGTAAAAGAGAAATTCATGGTAGAACAAAAAAGAACTGTTGAGCAGAAAAAAAGACCTGGTGTGGGACTGTTTAGCATGATTAAAGCGGTAATCAATATATAAACTCGAatttttgtatttgtttttttaaaaatgtataacaaaaagaaaatgtaGATCTTGAATTTGTAAGCTATTATTAGAAAAAGGATTATAATTCGATTTGTATATGTTAAGCACATGCTAAGAACCTAAAAGACCCCACACTTTGTATATGTGCTTCGGGTTTTTCATTGATTTTTTTCTGGAATTTGCATTGAAGAGGTAAATTCGATTTCCTTCGTCAATGACAAACGGTATTGCTTATTGCTTCTTGTTTGGGCTTATATCTTTTGTCTTAAGGTGGTATTAGTTTTATTGGGTTATActttttttcccctttttcaagCCTTAAAGATGAACATTCTCAAAATTATAACATAGATATAGTATTCAAATGACCAAAAGAGCTTATATTACATACACAGATTTGGCAACCACATATCTAAACATCCCAATACATGATTCCCAAGGCATTCTTCAGTACTGCCACTACTAGCATATAGAATCCAGAGCTGATACTTGGCATTAAATAATCCTCATTAAGAAGCAATTAATATGGATGTACACTGTTCAAAACACATTTTGACCAACTAAATAGCTATGACATGCATATAAAATAGAACCTCAACACATTTTGACAAACTAACTAGCTATGACATGCATATAAAATAGAACCTCAGGCAATGCAGAGCCTATTTGGCTGTTGGCTTTTCATTTCCATAGAAAAATTCAGCCCTAAAGATTAAAATCATACTGTCATCTTTCAATTTGTACTGTATTTTTATTACTGTAGTTTTCTCAGACAAAAATTCATCAATGGACTTCCTCAACTGTAGTTTTCATGATTATTTGTAACTAAACATGATATTGTTATGTGTTTTTCTAACTATACATGATAGTGTTATGTGTTTTTGTATATTATGATAGCCTTAT comes from the Euphorbia lathyris chromosome 5, ddEupLath1.1, whole genome shotgun sequence genome and includes:
- the LOC136229395 gene encoding uncharacterized protein codes for the protein MSLLGDDGRGFELARKLETVGAWRLWFGDSLYSNFVHFLSSPTSWDSFMRADEIKPKAQIHLQLRARALLFDKATVSLFLSSNIPSLASSSFPFSKLNPNYLQLHGDDVYYTLDDGDQRREGGGGGPNSAPSKSHSRSGFGIGSRHSESEMDSIPQRFKNDELPETWYNQFIEKYKVSRPYRFSLGNRESDKRSPEEMSTYFKILNKHKKRRATFTPIIHPNSVLDGTSSIDDDDVLLLPETMFTLNCVPDSALPLMARTQDNQKIEFHGVLDTLPQTRSSVVIERLGISVEQGGSLHRGKNGSEGNRRLLGPEQASQMSQKVVAHMLARVGFDSASEVPVEVLSQMLRCHIGKLGRTLKVLADSYRKQCSAIDLLKMFLKTSGYSNLGILMELVKDGTRNVVQPTPQQLLAIQAQLQAQQQSNLRLPQQVQQIQRQHLAAMTNPQMQQMVHSQNLAFQPQHLERMRRRQSATPRPAMDMDNKDRPLVQVKLENPSELPMDSNAFSAIHSRNAQMQLRQQQFAALQAQSSSQFRLTSLQAQQLQAANMGILRAPPVKVEGFSELMGGDASLKHDSEENKLTSPSSK